In the Brockia lithotrophica genome, CACCCTTCGTCTTTCCGTCCGCCAGATTCGCGCGGCCTCGTAAAAGACGACGTGCACTCCGCTCCACAAGGCGCCCAACATCCCGCTTGCCACAACCCCGCTCCAGGAAGCGGGGGAAAAGGCAAGGTCCGCAAAGAACGTCCCGCCGACCAGGACCGCAAACGCCCCGCCGAGTAATCCGCGGAGCCAAAGCCACGGGGAAAAACTCGCCGACAAATAGGCAGCGAAGGACAGAAAACTCAGGACGACGAACGCAGGCGCCGCAAACTCTACCGGAGGATCTAAAGAGGCGAAAGCAAGCGCAAAGATCCGAGGAAATACCCACAGCCCACCGAGCGTCCCCCCGAACGTACCTAAAAGGAGGACGAGTTCCAGGTCTTTCTCCCTCCCCCGCCAAACGACACACGCCGAAGTTGCAAACAGGACAAAAAAGAGGAATTCCGGCCGGCTCAGATCTTCCAAACGGGAAAGCACGGTAAGCCTAGGGAACTCCTCCAGAGCCCCCTGCACGAGAACGTAGACGAGAGCGTCGGTCTCCCGTACGTCCCGGGACCAAAGGTCCGCGACGAGTTTGAAGAGGAGGAGGGACATTCCTGCGAGAATCGCTCCGGACGTGTAGAGAAGGAGGCGAAAACGGCGAACGGCTTTCCACGTCGCGTTCGCTTCGCGCAAAAAATGGGTCCACCAAGACCGCGCCGGATTCCAGAGGAAACGCGCCAAGACGAACGACGTCGTAACGGCGAGCAGCACAAGTCCCAAGGGCAAGGAGTACCTCTCGACGAGGGGGGCGTAGACATCCCACTTAGGCCCCAATAGCTTCCCCAAGGTGAGGAAAAACATGACCCAGGCAAGGGCGCCGGCGTACGCGGCGGCGGCAAAGTGCCGAAAAGGGATCCCCATCGCCCCCGAGAGGTACCCCGTGAAGTGGCGCACGCCGGGAAGGAAATAGCCGACCGCGAGCAAGGGGAGGCCGAATTGGTCGATCCAGCGCATTCCACGTTCCACGCGCTCCGGGGAGAGCGCGATGTAGCTTCCGTACCGAAGGAGAAAGGGCTTGCCCAGCCCTCTCCCGATCCAGTAGGTGATGGTCATCCCGAGCGCCGTACCCGAAAAGCCGACGGCGGCCGCGAGACCGAAGTTCAGCTTTCCGTGGTGAGAGAGTACCCCTGCGAGAGCGAGCGTGAGGTCTCCGGGAAAGGGAAGGGCGACGTACTCGCCGAGAAGGCCGAAAAACAGGAAAACGTACCCGTACCGAGTAAACCATTCAAGCACCCGAACACGCCCTCCTTTCTCCAAGCCCTCTTGACCAAACAAAGGCGCACTTCGCAAAAGCGCGCCAGAAAAAAACTGGTGCGCGGGCGTGTGAATTTGCACTTCCTCTGCGAAAAACCGGGTACGGACTATTCGAAGGAGACGTCGAACATCTTCGCCCAAAGGATCACGTTCACCCAACGCCAGACGCGAAAGTCGAAGAGAACCTTATCTCGCCGAACCCGTTCCCATTCCCTGAGGAGGGCCTCGCGTCGGAAAAACGGAAAGCGCTCTTCGTCAATTCCCTCCAAAAGGAAAGACACCCAAGGAGAAAGATCCAACAACCATCGGTGTTCCGGTGTTGCGAATCCGATCTTGTCCTTTCGATCGAGAATCTCGTCCGGGACGATCCCCCGCATCGCCTCGCGGAAGACCCACTTTGTCGTGCCGTCTCGGGCAATCAAGTACTCTTCGGGGAGGCGTAGGATATACTCTACAAATTCTTTATTTAAAAATGGGTTTCGTTTTTTAATACCAAAATACTCCGAATTTCTCGACTCGTATCGCAAAAGAGTCGGAAGACTTTTTACAAATAAGTTGTGTTGATTTTCTTCACGTACGTATTCTTTCTTGTAATTCCGAAGTACAACTTTTTGACTCAATTCAACGGGCGAAGCTCCGCGTTCTTCGAACCACCTAGAATTCAACCACGAACTCCCATTTAAACCTTTTTCTATTATAAACGGAAAAAACTGGGGAAGAACGTAGACGAAGATATTCTTGCCCCCCGTTAGGGTACGGTAGTTCCGCAAAAGAAAGTCAAGCGCTTCGACTCGCTTCCCCTTGCGCCAGAGGGATGCGAGGCGCAAGGCGCGGAGGTAGAGGTACCCACCTAGAAGTTCGTCCGCACCTTGCCCG is a window encoding:
- a CDS encoding Alkaline phosphatase like protein, which encodes MLEWFTRYGYVFLFFGLLGEYVALPFPGDLTLALAGVLSHHGKLNFGLAAAVGFSGTALGMTITYWIGRGLGKPFLLRYGSYIALSPERVERGMRWIDQFGLPLLAVGYFLPGVRHFTGYLSGAMGIPFRHFAAAAYAGALAWVMFFLTLGKLLGPKWDVYAPLVERYSLPLGLVLLAVTTSFVLARFLWNPARSWWTHFLREANATWKAVRRFRLLLYTSGAILAGMSLLLFKLVADLWSRDVRETDALVYVLVQGALEEFPRLTVLSRLEDLSRPEFLFFVLFATSACVVWRGREKDLELVLLLGTFGGTLGGLWVFPRIFALAFASLDPPVEFAAPAFVVLSFLSFAAYLSASFSPWLWLRGLLGGAFAVLVGGTFFADLAFSPASWSGVVASGMLGALWSGVHVVFYEAARIWRTERRRVFLRAVREVH